A stretch of Dyella sp. BiH032 DNA encodes these proteins:
- a CDS encoding chemotaxis response regulator protein-glutamate methylesterase, with protein sequence MSRVRVLVIDDSALVRKLLTTMLSCDPMIEVVGTAADPLIAREKIKQLEPDVLTLDVEMPRMDGLTFLENLMRLRPMPVVMVSSLTQQGAEVTLRALELGAVDFFTKPSSDLASTFAEGAQDICAKVKLAALARPRVRTAVRKLEVAPRLSADAVLPRAQTPDSRGGSPIIAIGASTGGTEAIRVVLESMPPDAPPIVITQHIPAAFSGPFAARMDNCSAMRVCEARDGQPIQPGHAYIAPGSQHLLVMWDGARHVCRLHDGPPVNRHKPSVDVLFRSMAATVGRTTIAALLTGMGDDGARGLLELKEAGAATVVQDEGSSVVWGMPGAAWKLGAASEMLPLEHIAARLLELARQPLVGAARAAIR encoded by the coding sequence ATGTCCCGAGTCCGTGTCCTGGTGATCGACGATTCCGCCCTGGTGCGGAAGCTGCTGACGACCATGCTGTCCTGCGATCCGATGATCGAGGTGGTGGGGACGGCGGCGGACCCGCTGATTGCGCGCGAAAAGATCAAGCAGCTGGAGCCGGACGTGCTCACGCTCGACGTGGAGATGCCGCGCATGGACGGCCTCACCTTCCTCGAGAATCTGATGCGCCTGCGGCCGATGCCGGTGGTGATGGTGTCCTCGCTGACCCAGCAGGGCGCGGAAGTGACCCTGCGCGCGCTGGAACTGGGCGCGGTGGACTTCTTCACCAAGCCCAGCAGCGACCTGGCCAGCACCTTCGCCGAGGGCGCGCAGGACATCTGCGCCAAGGTGAAGCTGGCCGCGCTGGCGCGCCCGCGCGTGCGCACCGCGGTGCGCAAGCTGGAAGTGGCGCCGCGGTTGAGCGCCGACGCGGTACTGCCGCGCGCGCAGACGCCGGATTCGCGCGGCGGCAGCCCGATCATCGCCATCGGCGCTTCCACCGGCGGCACCGAGGCGATTCGCGTGGTGCTGGAATCCATGCCGCCGGACGCGCCGCCGATCGTGATCACCCAGCACATCCCGGCCGCCTTCAGCGGCCCCTTCGCCGCGCGCATGGACAACTGCTCCGCGATGCGTGTGTGCGAGGCCCGCGACGGCCAGCCGATCCAGCCGGGCCATGCCTACATCGCGCCGGGCAGCCAGCACCTGCTGGTGATGTGGGACGGCGCCCGGCACGTGTGCCGCCTGCACGACGGCCCGCCGGTGAACCGCCACAAGCCCAGCGTGGACGTGCTGTTCCGCTCGATGGCCGCCACCGTGGGCCGCACCACCATCGCCGCGCTGCTCACCGGCATGGGCGACGACGGCGCCCGCGGCCTGCTCGAACTGAAGGAAGCCGGCGCCGCCACCGTGGTGCAGGACGAAGGCAGCTCGGTGGTGTGGGGCATGCCCGGCGCTGCCTGGAAGCTCGGCGCGGCCAGCGAGATGCTGCCGCTGGAACACATCGCCGCGCGCCTGCTGGAGCTGGCGCGCCAACCTCTCGTCGGCGCCGCGCGCGCCGCCATCCGCTGA